In the Syngnathus scovelli strain Florida chromosome 16, RoL_Ssco_1.2, whole genome shotgun sequence genome, one interval contains:
- the clpp gene encoding ATP-dependent Clp protease proteolytic subunit, mitochondrial: protein MRALFTGVFRTVGLGMKLRRSIHYSPAWQSPLIPIVIEQTGRGERAYDIYSRLLRERIICVMGPIDDSVASLVIAQLLFLQSESNNKPIHMYINSPGGVVTAGLAIYDTMQYILNPISTWCVGQAASMGSLLLTAGTTGMRHSLPNARIMVHQPSGGARGQATDIAIQAEEIMKLKKQINNLYSKHTGQLLETIENIMERDRYMSPMEAQDFGLIDMVLVHPPQPGKDEPELVQKESTTAASPSAILESSEQNNASSGTSHPTPHTNPN from the exons ATGAGGGCGCTTTTCACG GGGGTGTTTCGAACAGTGGGACTTGGAATGAAATTAAGAAGATCAATCCACTACAGTCCTGCATGGCAAAGTCCTCTAATACCCATAGTTATAGAGCAAACG GGCAGAGGAGAACGCGCCTATGACATATATTCTCGCCTACTTAGAGAGAGAATAATTTGTGTAATGGGTCCG ATTGATGACTCTGTGGCCAGTCTGGTTATTGCCCAGCTGCTTTTTCTTCAGTCTGAAAGCAACAACAAACCAATCCACATGTACATCAACAGCCCTG GTGGTGTGGTAACAGCAGGTCTGGCTATATATGACACCATGCAATATATCCTTAATCCCATCTCCACTTGGTGTGTTGGTCAAGCTGCTAGTATGGGTAGTTTGCTTCTGACAGCAGGGACAACTGGCATGAGGCATTCATTACCCAATGCTCGTATCATGGTCCATCAGCCATCCGGAGGTGCTAGG GGTCAGGCCACTGATATCGCCATCCAGGCTGAAGAGATCATGAAACTgaagaaacaaataaataatctcTATTCCAAACACACTGGGCAACTGCTCGAAACTATCG AGAATATCATGGAGAGAGACCGCTATATGAGCCCCATGGAGGCCCAGGACTTTGGTCTCATCGACATGGTCCTGGTCCACCCACCCCAACCCGGTAAAGATGAGCCTGAACTGGTTCAGAAAGAGTCTACCACAGCAGCTAGTCCTTCTGCAATCCTGGAGTCTTCAGAACAAAACAATGCTTCAAGTGGTACATCCCACCCCACCCCTCACACAAACCCCAATTGA